Proteins from a genomic interval of Papaver somniferum cultivar HN1 chromosome 4, ASM357369v1, whole genome shotgun sequence:
- the LOC113272808 gene encoding uncharacterized protein LOC113272808, with protein sequence MKTLLSQLVALCLLVKQLKKAKRRVRPKYKKSILTGKAFTQDLLEGNPRNMYNLLRMTKAPFIQLCNEFRAKGLLEDSKYLEVEEKMAMFLYTIGHNCRNRVILYHFQHSGETVSKYFHEVLTAMKKWSAEVLVPPPNVFDKPAITKRNKRLREGAFKGAVGALDGTLISASIPVEKQTPYRGRGRGECSQNVLAICDWDMYFLYVVVGWEGTAHDSRVLTEAVRDPSFKFPLPPPEKYYLCDAAYSHTQGFMCPYRNIRYWIGDYQRVPPTEKEEKFNQAHARLRNVIERSFGVLKVRFPVLSKMPSYSFETQRDIVIACMSIHNFLRRNALDDWLFKEYENETFDMNETQVEVEVEAETEENAPRPRSTKSMCMDGDVSCDSGGTADSVVLVDLTEYNDGSSVAVIRLVVMSLNELLLWITMRKKRCMKWTGELELVMELSLSQFGGRVVVIEIL encoded by the exons ATGAAGACCTTACTATCTCAACTGGTAGCATTATGTTTGTTAGTGAAGCAACTTAAAAAGGCTAAGCGGCGTGTACGCCCGAAGTACAAGAAGTCAATTTTAACGGGAAAGGCTTTCACCCAAGATCTGTTAGAAGGAAATCCGAGGAATATGTACAACCTATTGAGAATGACTAAGGCTCCTTTTATTCAATTATGCAATGAATTCCGAGCCAAAGGACTTTTAGAGGATAGCAAGTATTTAGAAGTAGAGGAGAAGATGGCAATGTTTCTATACACAATCGGGCACAATTGTAGGAATCGTGTAATTTTATATCACTTTCAACATTCAGGTGAAACAGTTAGTAAGTATTTTCATGAAGTGTTGACTGCTATGAAGAAATGGTCTGCTGAAGTCCTAGTTCCTCCACCAAATGTATTTGATAAGCCAGCGATAACTAAAAGGAATAAACGTCTTAGAGAAGGTGCTTTCAAAGGTGCTGTTGGTGCATTGGATGGCACTCTAATTAGTGCCAGCATTCCAGTCGAGAAGCAAACACCGTATAGAGGAAGGGGAAGAGGAGAATGTAGCCAAAACGTGCTTGCAATATGTGATTGGGATATGTACTTTTTGTATGTAGTGGTTGGATGGGAAGGCACTGCTCATGACTCGAGAGTGTTGACCGAGGCAGTGCGTGATCCATCTTTCAAGTTTCCTCTACCTCCACCAG AAAAATACTATCTATGTGATGCTGCGTACTCTCATACACAGGGGTTTATGTGTCCGTATCGCAACATAAGGTATTGGATAGGTGATTATCAAAGAGTACCTCCAACAGAAAAAGAGGAGAAGTTTAATCAAGCCCATGCTCGATTGAGGAATGTGATTGAGAGATCATTCGGGGTATTGAAAGTAAGATTTCCCGTCTTAAGTAAAATGCCTTCTTACTCATTTGAGACTCAAAGAGATATCGTCATTGCTTGCATGTCAATACATAACTTTTTACGTCGTAATGCATTGGATGATTGGCTATTTAAAGAATATGAGAATGAGACATTTGATATGAATGAGACACAGGTGGAAGTCGAAGTGGAAGCGGAAACGGAAGAAAATGCACCTC GGCCAAGAAGTACTAAGAGTATGTGTATGGATGGTGATGTTAGTTGTGATTCTGGTGGAACAGCAGATTCAGTTGTGCTGGTGGATTTGACTGAGTATAATGATGGTTCTAGTGTTGCAGTTATAAGACTAGTGGTGATGTCGCTGAATGAAT TATTGTTGTGGATTACAATGAGGAAGAAAAGGTGTATGAAGTGGACAGGGGAATTGGAGTTAGTAATGGAACTGAGTTTGAGTCAGTTTGGTGGGCGTGTAGTTGTCATTGAGATATTGTAA
- the LOC113272809 gene encoding L10-interacting MYB domain-containing protein-like → MVKLSCYQSELQVLVFVCEMKLKCQGQEVLRVCMDGDVSCDSGGTADSVVLVDLTEYNDGSSVAVIRLVVMSLNELLLWITMRKKRCMKWTGELELVMELSLSQFGIVRIQPYILAQYADICCHHWILKQFSMEKKEDEKANKITFRSVPEFRGLLAQATEHGFSGTSLKKTSWGNLCKFFSEKYDCTITQKKLRNHWDYLRTQYVTWSRLLARTGHGYNAETNTFDWSEEQWSELDKTIKNASQFKNKGLEDAEKLQNLFDGKFSTGVNRDTPRRMEPPCSAGTSTTNGSDSRTSLGKEQNHEDDNEVDSSLNEKGSGRKIKKEMDEASSDLLTEKVCSIVTSMEAHLQHKKLSLEKDNATEFMKALDNLLEDDCITMDEYLSISLKAS, encoded by the exons atggttaagctaaGTTGTTATCAGTCTGAGCTGCAGGTATTGGTGTTTGTTTGTGAGATGAAGTTGAAATGTCAGGGCCAAGAAGTACTAAGAGTGTGTATGGATGGTGATGTTAGTTGTGATTCTGGTGGAACAGCAGATTCAGTTGTGCTGGTGGATTTGACTGAGTATAATGATGGTTCTAGTGTTGCAGTTATAAGACTAGTGGTGATGTCGCTGAATGAAT TATTGTTGTGGATTACAATGAGGAAGAAAAGGTGTATGAAGTGGACAGGGGAATTGGAGTTAGTAATGGAACTGAGTTTGAGTCAGTTTG GGATAGTTCGCATACAACCTTATATATTAGCTCAGTACGCAGACATTTGTTGCCATCACTGGATCCTAAAGCAG TTCTCTATggagaaaaaagaagatgaaaaagcaAATAAGATAACTTTTAGGAGCGTTCCAGAATTTAGAGGGTTATTGGCACAAGCTACTGAGCATGGGTTTTCtggaacttctttgaagaaaaCTTCGTGGGGAAATTTGTGCAAATTCTTTTCTGAGAAGTATGACTGCACTATCACCCAAAAGAAATTGAGAAACCACTGGGATTACTTGCGCACCCAATATGTCACTTGGTCTCGTCTCTTAGCAAGAACCGGGCATGGGTACAACGCGGAGACGAACACTTTTGATTGGAGTGAAGAACAATGGTCTGAATTAGACAAG ACAATCAAAAACGCCAGTCAATTCAAGAATAAGGGACTGGAAGATGCAGAGAAGTTGCAGAATTTATTTGATGGGAAGTTCTCTACCGGAGTTAATAGGGATACGCCTAGAAGAATGGAACCTCCTTGTTCAGCTGGAACTTCTACAACTAATGGATCTGATTCCCGAACAAGTCTTGGAAAAGAACAAAATCATGAGGATGATAACGAGGTTGATTCTAGTCTCAATGAAAAGGGGAGTGGAAGGAAAATAAAGAAGGAAATGGACGAAGCCTCAAGTGATttattaactgaaaaagtttgttcTATTGTCACATCAATGGAGGCTCATCTTCAACATAAAAAACTTTCTCTAGAAAAGGATAACGCAACAGAATTCATGAAAGCTCTGGATAATCTACTTGAGGATGATTGCATCACAATGGATGAGTATTTGAGCATTAGTCTAAAAGCTTCATAG